The following coding sequences are from one Rattus rattus isolate New Zealand chromosome 11, Rrattus_CSIRO_v1, whole genome shotgun sequence window:
- the Rhoh gene encoding rho-related GTP-binding protein RhoH, which yields MLSSIKCVLVGDSAVGKTSLLVRFTSETFPEAYKPTVYENTGVDVFMDGIQISLGLWDTAGNDAFRSIRPLSYQQADVVLMCYSVANHSSFLNLKNKWISEIRSNLPCTPVLVVATQTDQRETGPHRASCINAIEGKRLAQDVRAKGYLECSALSNRGVQQVFECAVRTAVNQARRRNRRKLFSINECKIF from the coding sequence ATGCTGAGCTCTATCAAGTGTGTGCTGGTCGGCGACAGTGCTGTGGGGAAAACCTCACTGTTGGTGCGCTTCACCTCTGAGACCTTCCCCGAGGCCTACAAACCCACGGTGTATGAGAACACGGGTGTAGACGTCTTCATGGATGGCATCCAGATCAGCCTGGGTCTCTGGGACACTGCGGGCAATGATGCCTTCAGAAGCATCCGCCCCCTGTCCTACCAGCAGGCAGACGTGGTACTAATGTGTTACTCTGTGGCCAACCATAGCTCGTTCCTGAACTTGAAGAACAAATGGATTAGTGAGATCAGGAGCAACCTACCCTGTACCCCGGTGCTGGTGGTGGCCACACAGACTGACCAGAGAGAGACGGGACCTCACAGGGCTTCCTGCATCAATGCCATAGAAGGGAAGAGACTTGCCCAGGATGTGCGAGCCAAGGGCTACCTGGAGTGCTCAGCCCTTAGCAACCGGGGAGTCCAGCAGGTATTTGAATGTGCTGTCCGCACAGCTGTCAACCAGGCCAGGAGACGAAATAGAAGGAAGCTGTTTTCCATCAACGAATGCAAGATCTTCTAA